One region of Cottoperca gobio chromosome 19, fCotGob3.1, whole genome shotgun sequence genomic DNA includes:
- the ccz1 gene encoding vacuolar fusion protein CCZ1 homolog: MLMISPRMASGMQEKQFTPSLLNFFVYNPTFGPREGEEEKKILFYHPSEVEKNEKIRNVGLCEAIVQFTRTFCPTKPAKSLHTQKNRQFFFEPEDNFWIVMVVRNPMIEKPNKDGKPPTVEYQEEEILDTVYGAVVRECYSMYKLFNGTFGRAMEAGGVELLIQKLEKFFYRYLQTLHLQSCDLLDVFGGISFFPLDKMTYLKIQSFVNRVEESLSLIKYTAFLYNDQLIWSGLEQDDMRILYKYLTTSLFPRHSEPELAGRDSPLRPEVAGNLLHYGRFLTGPTNLKDPEAKFRFPKIFVSTEDGYEELHLIVYKAMSAAACFMISASVELTRDFCEQLDGLVGPQLTLLASDICEQFTVNRRISGPEKEPQFKFIYFNHMNLAEKSTIHMRKTASVCLTSVHPDLMKILGDINCDFARVDEDEEIIVKAMTDYWVVGKKSDQRELYVILNQKNANLIEVNEEVKRLCATQFNNIFFLD, translated from the exons ATGCTGATGATTAG TCCCAGGATGGCCTCAGGAATGCAAGAGAAACAGTTCACGCCATCTCTGCTAAATTTCTTCGTTTACAACCCCACGTTTGGACCACGGGAAGGAGAG gaagAGAAGAAGATCTTGTTTTACCACCCAAGTGAAGTGGAGAAAAACGAGAAGATCCGAAATGTGGGCCTTTGTGAGGCCATTGTACAGTTCACCAG GACGTTCTGTCCAACAAAACCAGCTAAATCgctgcacacacagaagaaCCGGCAGTTTTTCTTTGAGCCCGAGGACAATTTCTGGATCGTCATG GTCGTTCGAAACCCGATGATCGAGAAACCAAACAAAGATGGTAAACCTCCCACGGTAGAATATCAGGAGGAGGAAATACTG GACACGGTTTACGGAGCAGTAGTGAGAGAATGCTACAGTATGTACAAG CTCTTCAATGGGACGTTTGGCAGAGCGATGGAAGCGGGCGGAGTGGAGCTGCTCATTCAGAAGCTTGAAAAGTTCTTCTACAGG TATCTGCAGACGCTCCACTTGCAGTCCTGCGACTTGCTGGACGTATTCGGAGGCATCAGCTTCTTCCCACTGGACAAGATGACCTACCTGAAGATCCAGTCCTTCGTCaacagagtggaggagagcCTCAGTCTGATCAAATACACTGCCTTCCTGTATAACGACCAGCTCATCTG gagcggacTGGAACAAGACGACATGAGGATCCTGTACAAGTACCTGACCACCTCGCTGTTCCCCAGACACTCTGAACcagag TTGGCTGGCCGGGACTCTCCTCTGAGGCCGGAGGTGGCGGGGAATCTGTTGCACTATGGGAG GTTTCTGACGGGACCGACCAATCTTAAAGATCCAGAGGCCAAATTCCGATTCCCTAAAATATTTGTGAGCACAGAGGACGGCTACGAGGAGCTGCATCTGATCGTTTATAAG GCGATGAGCGCCGCAGCTTGTTTTATGATCAGTG CCTCTGTGGAGCTGACGAGGGACTTCTGTGAACAGCTGGACGGCTTGGTGGGCCCTCAGCTTACTCTGCTGGCATCTGACATATGTGAACAGTTCACCGTTAACCGCAGGATATCAGG GCCAGAGAAGGAGCCCCAGTTTAAGTTTATCTACTTCAACCACATGAACCTGGCGGAGAAGAGCACCATCCACATGAGGAAGACGGCCAGCGTTTGCCTCACCTCTGTCCACCCTGACCTCATGAAGATCCTGGGGGACATCAACTGTGACTTTGCGAG GGTTGATGAGGACGAAGAGATCATCGTAAAGGCGATGACAGACTACTGGGTAGTCGGCAAGAAGTCAGACCAGAGGGAACTGTATGTGATCCTGAATCAGAAGAACGCCAACCTGATCGAAGTAAACG AGGAGGTTAAGAGGCTTTGTGCGACGCAGttcaacaacattttcttcttgGACTGA
- the pvalb9 gene encoding parvalbumin 9 — MSLTSILSAEAIENAVKDCQAPDSFCYKKFFQLCGLSSKTPQEVKDVFQILDEDNSGFIEESELKYFLQRFVSGARTLTEAETKSFISAADDDSDGKIGAEEFQTMVLS; from the exons ATGTCGCTCACCTCCATTCTTTCAGCTGAGGCTATTGAAAATGCTGTCAAGGACTGTCAAG CTCCGGACTCATTCTGCTACAAAAAGTTCTTCCAGCTGTGTGGCCTGTCCTCAAAGACGCCTCAGGAAGTCAAAGATGTCTTCCAGATCCTGGATGAGGACAACAGCGGCTTCATCGAGGAGTCTGAGCTCAA gtacTTCCTGCAGCGGTTTGTCTCCGGGGCGCGGACACTGACCGAGGCAGAAACCAAGAGCTTCATCTCAGCAGCCGATGACGACAGTGATGGCAAAATTGGAGCAGAGG AATTCCAGACTATGGTCCTGTCCTGA
- the pvalb3 gene encoding parvalbumin 3 yields the protein MALAGTLKEADITAALAACQAADSFKHKEFFAKVGLSAKSADDIKGAFKVIDQDKSGFIEEDELKLFLQNFSASARALTEGETKAFLKAGDSDGDGMIGMDEFATMVKG from the exons atggcacTTGCTGGAACACTGAAGGAGGCTGACATCACTGCAGCCCTTGCAGCCTGCCAAG CTGCTGACTCTTTCAAGCACAAGGAGTTCTTCGCCAAGGTCGGTCTCTCCGCCAAGAGCGCCGATGACATCAAGGGAGCCTTCAAAGTCATTGACCAGGACAAGAGTGGCTTCATTGAGGAGGATGAGCTCAA GCTCTTCCTGCAGAACTTCTCTGCCTCTGCCAGAGCTCTGACCGAGGGTGAGACCAAGGCTTTCCTCAAGGCCGGTGACTCTGATGGTGACGGCATGATCGGCATGGATG aGTTCGCCACCATGGTCAAGGGTTAA
- the LOC115024471 gene encoding parvalbumin, thymic-like yields MAITDFLAALDITAAISACKAKDSFSPKMFFKTVGLSKKNPTDIKKVFTVLDQDKSGFIEQDELQLFLQKFSKGARTLTAAETRGFLLQGDSDGDGKIGWEEFSALVKSS; encoded by the exons ATGGCTATCACCGACTTCCTCGCAGCCTTGGACATCACTGCGGCTATTAGCGCTTGTAAAG CTAAGGATTCCTTCAGCCCCAAGATGTTTTTCAAAACGGTGGGTTTGTCCAAGAAGAATCCGACAGATATCAAGAAGGTCTTTACGGTTTTGGACCAGGACAAAAGCGGCTTCATCGAACAGGATGAGTTACA ACTGTtcctgcagaagttctccaaAGGAGCGAGGACACTGACTGCAGCTGAGACCAGAGGTTTCCTGCTGCAGGGAGACTCCGATGGAGACGGGAAGATCGGCTGGGAAG AGTTTTCTGCGCTGGTCAAGTCTTCATAA
- the LOC115024432 gene encoding serine/threonine-protein kinase LMTK2-like — translation MQDIFSLIKKDSNMVTQQDSFTLNQHNSFIIFCDEDVPLPRFGGIHAEACGTSKGDTGWHNNMLSDGPNTNDSNGNQHEAVNRDHFNNLKSLKSCRIYGAPGVLSQRDFNKRRSVTFDDDVIVYLFDQGSPTMELHSEACSSPPDVTLEDSGLEWEDDFSALEKNCHFQCVRHSPQRSLSLPTRSTAALSRRFFLSQTCLFLTHVTESDLEL, via the exons ATGCAGGACATTTTCAGTTTGATCAAGAAGGACTCGAACATGGTGACCCAGCAGGACAGTTTCACACTGAATCAGCACAACAGCTTTATAATCTTCTGTGATGAGGACGTACCACTACCACGTTTTGGTGGCATACACGCTGAGGCTTGTGGGACGTCCAAAGGGGATACTGGTTGGCATAACAACATGTTAAGTGACGGCCCCAACACCAACGACTCTAACGGGAATCAACACGAAGCGGTGAACAGAGACCATTTTAACAACCTTAAAAGCCTGAAATCCTGTCGAATCTACGGCGCTCCGGGGGTTTTGTCTCAGAGGGACTTTAATAAGAGGAGGAGCGTGAcctttgatgatgatgtcatcgtCTACCTGTTCGATCAG GGGAGTCCCACCATGGAGCTGCACAGTGAGGCCTGCTCATCTCCGCCAGATGTCACTTTAGAAGACAGTG GCTTGGAGTGGGAAGACGACTTCTCAGCTTTGGAGAAGAACTGCCATTTTCAGTGTGTCAGACACTCTCCGCAGCGCAGCCTTTCCCTGCCAACACGAAGCACCGCTGCTCTGTCCCGCCGCTTCTTTCTCTCCCAAACCTGTCTGTTCCTCACCCATGTCACCGAGTCAGACCTTGAGCTGTGA